One Terriglobales bacterium genomic region harbors:
- a CDS encoding response regulator transcription factor, whose translation MLEKILIIDDDAELCEMLSEYLRKEGFEVETVQHGGRGLERAREGGHHIIVLDVMLPGMNGFDLLRELRTSSDIPVLLLTARGDELDRIVGLEIGADDYLSKPFNARELLARIRAIGRRNAREQRASSMPKQPVQVGDVDLDPGSRTITLNGKILETTTVEFNLLEVLLRSAGNVVSRDEIASVVLGRELSPFDRSIDVHISKLRKKLGSLPSGRERIKTIRNTGYMYVSTVNSPVREKQLR comes from the coding sequence ATGTTGGAAAAGATCCTGATTATCGACGATGACGCCGAACTCTGCGAAATGCTGTCGGAGTATCTGCGAAAAGAAGGTTTTGAAGTCGAGACCGTTCAGCACGGCGGGAGAGGTCTGGAGCGGGCGCGCGAAGGCGGTCACCATATAATCGTCCTCGACGTGATGCTTCCTGGGATGAACGGATTCGATCTGCTGCGCGAGTTACGCACCTCCTCTGATATTCCAGTATTGCTTCTGACTGCACGTGGCGATGAACTTGATCGTATCGTCGGCCTCGAAATAGGAGCCGATGACTATCTTTCCAAGCCGTTCAATGCACGAGAGTTGCTCGCGCGTATCCGAGCGATTGGGCGGCGTAACGCGAGGGAGCAGCGTGCAAGCAGCATGCCCAAGCAGCCTGTGCAGGTAGGTGATGTGGACCTTGATCCGGGATCACGGACCATCACCCTCAATGGGAAGATTCTAGAAACGACAACGGTCGAGTTCAATTTGCTCGAAGTTCTGCTACGATCTGCCGGCAACGTCGTAAGCCGGGACGAGATTGCCTCTGTGGTACTCGGACGGGAACTTAGCCCGTTTGACCGGAGCATCGACGTACACATCAGCAAGCTTCGTAAGAAGCTGGGGAGTCTGCCGAGCGGGCGGGAACGCATTAAGACGATTCGCAATACCGGTTATATGTACGTTTCAACCGTGAACTCGCCAGTACGAGAGAAGCAGCTTAGGTAA
- a CDS encoding ATP-binding protein, with translation MRSLFFKIFAFFWLSTALIVGVFVATANRPTEDEIRTAVHRGLTPAILTNAEILIHSYESGGCQAVLESKKSVEPGRMPLDLLDGNANFLCENKRRKMNLGTLPVPGGVEFRTIDNQRFGVTGLLHGQSASYLAILELRRIELPLVRGNLFKRLSLSLIISGLICALLARYLTRPITRLRTAAQKIAAGDLKARAGTSSIQLDEVGQLVQDFDLMAERLEVLIGAQQRLISDVSHELRSPLTRLKLALDLARSDSGIEHSPALDRIEREAERLSGLVGMLLTLSRLESGDSVPTSTMVHIPDLLAEIAADVEIEALSRGCSVTLDRMQECWIEGDQELLRSAFENVVRNAIRYTEPGTAVQISIKCETSDVRILVRDHGPGVPESELDNVFKPFYRVDTSRERRTGGAGLGLAIAERAIKLHNGKIGAGNLKEGGFQIEISLPMAVVTV, from the coding sequence ATGCGCAGCCTTTTCTTCAAGATTTTTGCCTTCTTCTGGCTTTCCACGGCTCTCATTGTGGGTGTGTTCGTCGCCACGGCGAATCGCCCGACGGAGGACGAGATCCGAACTGCGGTTCACAGGGGACTCACTCCGGCCATCCTTACGAATGCCGAGATTCTGATCCACTCTTACGAGAGCGGTGGCTGCCAGGCAGTTCTGGAAAGCAAGAAGTCGGTTGAGCCGGGACGAATGCCACTCGATCTTTTGGATGGCAACGCAAATTTTCTTTGCGAGAACAAGCGCCGCAAGATGAATTTGGGAACTCTGCCCGTCCCAGGAGGTGTTGAGTTCCGCACCATCGACAACCAGCGCTTTGGGGTGACCGGCCTGCTACACGGCCAGTCTGCTAGTTATCTCGCGATTCTTGAATTGCGCCGCATCGAACTTCCTCTGGTTCGAGGAAATCTTTTCAAACGATTAAGTCTCTCGCTCATCATCTCCGGTTTGATTTGTGCTTTACTCGCGCGTTACCTAACACGGCCCATCACGCGCCTGCGAACTGCCGCCCAAAAGATTGCTGCGGGGGATCTCAAGGCTCGCGCGGGCACGAGCTCCATTCAGCTCGATGAAGTGGGACAGTTGGTCCAGGACTTTGACCTGATGGCTGAGCGACTTGAAGTTCTGATTGGCGCGCAGCAGCGCCTAATCAGTGACGTCTCTCACGAGCTGCGATCGCCTCTCACGCGGCTAAAGCTGGCTCTAGACCTTGCTCGCAGCGACTCCGGAATAGAGCACTCCCCCGCGCTCGATCGAATTGAACGCGAAGCAGAAAGACTCAGCGGTCTGGTGGGCATGTTACTCACGCTCTCGCGACTGGAATCAGGCGACTCGGTGCCGACGAGCACCATGGTTCACATTCCCGATCTATTGGCAGAGATCGCCGCGGATGTTGAGATTGAGGCGCTGTCGCGAGGATGTTCAGTCACGCTGGACCGGATGCAGGAATGCTGGATCGAAGGAGATCAAGAATTACTGCGCAGTGCCTTTGAAAACGTGGTCCGGAACGCGATCCGTTATACCGAGCCTGGTACGGCCGTTCAGATCAGTATCAAATGTGAAACTAGCGATGTGAGGATTCTTGTCCGTGACCACGGACCTGGAGTGCCTGAATCCGAACTGGACAACGTATTCAAGCCCTTTTATCGAGTGGATACTTCGCGTGAGCGTCGAACCGGTGGCGCGGGACTTGGTCTCGCGATTGCAGAGCGGGCGATAAAACTTCACAACGGCAAAATTGGCGCCGGCAATCTCAAAGAGGGCGGATTCCAGATCGAAATCTCTCTCCCGATGGCCGTGGTAACCGTCTAA
- a CDS encoding SGNH/GDSL hydrolase family protein has product MKILARSIGLLCLLGCTCVAQTSASAQQAPPQTTDPDLERLVSQLQRANLALNDWPNLGRYRDANANTPQPAPGENRVVFMGDSITDGWGKGKAQFFPGKPYINRGISGQTTPQMLVRFRPDVISLKPKLVVTLAGTNDIAGNTGPETLQNIEDNLISMSELARANGIRVVIASVMPVCDSLKAQSGRRPPPQIVALNEWIKNYTAKNGFGYLDYYSAMVDGSGMLKKELTYDCLHPNDSGYAVMQPLAEQAIADAFKK; this is encoded by the coding sequence ATGAAAATTCTTGCCCGGTCTATCGGTCTCCTGTGCCTTCTGGGTTGTACTTGTGTTGCGCAAACTTCTGCCTCTGCACAGCAAGCTCCACCCCAGACAACTGATCCTGATCTCGAACGGCTCGTCTCTCAACTTCAGCGTGCGAACCTAGCCCTCAACGACTGGCCGAATCTCGGCCGCTATCGTGATGCAAACGCTAACACCCCACAGCCCGCACCCGGCGAGAACCGAGTTGTGTTCATGGGTGATTCCATTACAGATGGTTGGGGCAAAGGTAAGGCCCAATTCTTTCCCGGAAAACCTTACATCAATCGCGGCATAAGCGGTCAAACAACGCCGCAAATGTTGGTCCGCTTTCGGCCCGATGTGATCAGTCTCAAACCCAAATTGGTAGTGACGCTGGCCGGCACCAATGACATTGCCGGTAACACGGGTCCAGAGACATTGCAAAATATTGAGGACAATCTCATCTCAATGTCCGAGTTGGCGAGAGCGAATGGCATCCGCGTCGTCATTGCGTCGGTAATGCCCGTTTGTGATTCACTCAAGGCTCAGAGCGGGCGGCGACCTCCGCCGCAAATCGTCGCTCTCAATGAATGGATCAAGAACTACACGGCTAAAAACGGATTTGGCTATCTCGACTACTACTCGGCGATGGTCGATGGCTCAGGCATGCTGAAGAAGGAACTCACATACGACTGTTTACATCCGAATGACTCCGGTTACGCAGTAATGCAGCCGCTAGCGGAGCAGGCGATCGCGGACGCCTTCAAGAAATAG
- a CDS encoding MFS transporter, which yields MSDDSSVAATQNLADRANQRNALIAGFLGWTLDAFDFFVLTYVLNDVARDFHRTRPDIALTLTASLAMRPVGALIFGLLADRYGRRLPLMLDVIFYSIIEVLSGFATSYNVFLLLRLLYGIGMGGEWGVGASLTLESVPARWRGLVSGLLQEGYALGNILAAVAYFTIFPRFGWRALFFVGGLPALLSLFIRAKVKESEAWHSTRTDWQTYWTVVRHNWRRFLYLVLLMTMMSFMSHGTQDLYPTFLSVQRGYAPRAVAVISIIAMIGAICGGLAFGAYSDRKGRRRAMITAALLGLAAIPLWILSPTTALLIAGGFTMQFMVQGAWGVIPAHINELSPGGLRGFFPGFAYQLGVLCASTISYIEPVLGERFSYTQSMGILAAAFLSLAALVIYLGPEAKGVHFGAPQSIP from the coding sequence ATGTCCGACGACTCATCCGTTGCGGCAACGCAGAACTTGGCCGATCGCGCTAACCAGCGCAATGCGCTCATTGCAGGATTTCTTGGCTGGACGTTGGACGCCTTCGACTTCTTCGTTCTCACGTATGTGTTGAACGACGTTGCTCGTGACTTCCATCGTACCCGGCCTGACATCGCGCTAACGCTGACTGCCAGCCTCGCCATGAGACCCGTGGGCGCGCTGATCTTTGGATTGCTCGCCGACCGCTACGGAAGACGATTGCCGCTGATGCTGGACGTTATCTTCTACTCCATCATTGAGGTTCTCTCCGGTTTTGCGACTAGTTACAACGTTTTCCTGCTCCTGCGATTGCTGTACGGCATCGGCATGGGAGGTGAGTGGGGAGTGGGAGCATCTCTCACACTTGAGTCAGTTCCCGCGCGCTGGCGCGGTCTAGTTTCAGGACTTCTGCAGGAAGGTTATGCGCTCGGCAACATACTCGCCGCCGTTGCTTATTTCACGATCTTCCCCCGGTTTGGATGGAGAGCACTTTTCTTTGTCGGCGGCCTGCCTGCGCTGCTATCGCTCTTTATTCGTGCCAAAGTGAAAGAATCGGAGGCGTGGCATTCAACGCGTACCGACTGGCAGACATATTGGACTGTCGTTCGACACAATTGGCGTCGCTTCTTGTATCTCGTGCTGCTGATGACCATGATGAGCTTCATGTCACACGGCACTCAGGACCTGTATCCGACATTTCTGAGTGTGCAACGCGGATATGCACCCCGTGCAGTTGCGGTAATCAGCATCATCGCAATGATCGGAGCTATCTGCGGTGGACTGGCATTCGGGGCTTATTCCGATCGCAAGGGTCGCAGGCGAGCCATGATCACCGCCGCGCTGCTCGGCTTGGCCGCAATCCCACTTTGGATCCTCTCGCCGACCACGGCACTGCTGATCGCCGGTGGATTTACGATGCAGTTCATGGTGCAAGGAGCATGGGGAGTGATTCCAGCGCACATCAACGAACTTTCACCAGGCGGGCTCCGCGGATTCTTTCCGGGATTCGCCTACCAGCTTGGAGTGCTCTGCGCATCGACGATCAGCTACATCGAGCCTGTGCTCGGAGAGCGATTTTCTTACACGCAGTCAATGGGGATTCTTGCCGCGGCATTCCTTAGCTTGGCTGCGCTCGTGATCTATCTCGGACCCGAGGCCAAAGGCGTGCACTTCGGTGCTCCGCAGAGCATACCTTAG
- a CDS encoding glycosyltransferase family 39 protein, which translates to MTNSIRTQRWAIFFVGFLLRFGFVLWRKTYVQLPGRPYPFALEISSIAAHLARGLGFSSPFLIDTGPTAWVAPVYPILVAAVFKIFGVYSNRSALVILGLQCIMAAATGIAIYALGRRTFGEKIGIWAAWIWTVSPIFFRWPTSWIWDFAASGLLLTTTLVLTLDVAEKGERQLWLQLGGLWGLTALTNPALLSILPFSFLYAMLASDYDRGKRIRNAAISMIVCLMIISPWAIRNMKVFGHPIVLRSNFWFEFHLGNYHYSNGMGYAGLHPGGNPRELRKYAELGEQGYIQSAKNAALSFVRSYPREFIDLSLDRTLWFWDGTPLLYQGEEWWRPWKFWPLSITAWAGMIFLLTRRPRGWLLYAACLVAYPLPYYLVYPIAKYRYAIEPEMLLLSVYLASVLWSEFRILRPSAQREA; encoded by the coding sequence ATGACCAACTCAATTCGAACTCAGCGCTGGGCCATCTTCTTCGTCGGCTTTCTCCTTCGATTCGGATTCGTGTTATGGCGAAAGACCTATGTCCAATTACCGGGGCGACCCTATCCATTTGCTCTGGAAATATCGAGTATCGCCGCCCACCTGGCGCGAGGGCTGGGGTTCAGTTCGCCCTTTCTCATCGACACTGGGCCAACGGCTTGGGTTGCTCCGGTATATCCAATCCTGGTTGCAGCAGTCTTCAAGATCTTTGGCGTTTATTCAAACAGATCGGCGCTGGTGATTCTTGGATTGCAATGCATTATGGCAGCTGCTACCGGAATTGCCATATACGCACTGGGTAGGCGTACGTTCGGCGAGAAGATCGGAATCTGGGCTGCATGGATCTGGACGGTGAGCCCCATCTTCTTCAGATGGCCCACCTCGTGGATTTGGGATTTCGCGGCCAGCGGCCTGCTATTAACAACGACTCTGGTTCTAACCCTCGATGTCGCTGAGAAGGGAGAACGACAGCTTTGGCTTCAATTAGGTGGGTTATGGGGACTTACAGCTCTCACAAATCCCGCGTTGCTCAGCATTCTCCCCTTCAGCTTTCTCTACGCGATGCTGGCGAGCGATTACGATCGAGGTAAGCGGATTAGAAATGCTGCAATCTCAATGATCGTATGTCTGATGATCATCTCTCCATGGGCGATCAGGAATATGAAGGTGTTTGGTCATCCCATTGTTCTTCGTAGCAACTTTTGGTTTGAGTTTCATCTCGGGAACTACCATTATTCGAATGGAATGGGCTATGCCGGACTTCATCCTGGAGGGAACCCTCGGGAATTACGGAAATATGCTGAACTCGGTGAACAGGGCTACATTCAATCAGCCAAGAATGCAGCACTCAGCTTTGTTCGGAGTTACCCACGCGAGTTCATCGATCTCAGCCTTGATCGCACTCTTTGGTTTTGGGATGGTACTCCACTCCTCTATCAGGGAGAGGAATGGTGGCGACCGTGGAAATTCTGGCCTTTGTCTATTACCGCATGGGCAGGGATGATCTTTCTGCTCACTCGCAGACCCCGAGGCTGGCTACTCTATGCCGCATGCCTTGTGGCCTATCCGCTTCCCTATTATCTCGTTTACCCGATAGCGAAATACCGTTATGCGATTGAACCGGAGATGCTCTTGCTCTCGGTCTATTTGGCGAGTGTGCTCTGGTCGGAGTTTAGAATCCTTCGTCCGTCTGCGCAAAGGGAGGCTTAG
- a CDS encoding N-acetyltransferase: protein MTELRNCCPEDFEQLWALDQQCFSPEIAYSRQELAYYMRHKSAICLVAWEQKRLCGFILGHPEARGFGHVITLDVDSSARRAGLGSDLMKALEAKFASVGCSSVFLEVAVNNGPALAFYKKHGYSVWKTLRRYYPGQLDGLLMGKSIR, encoded by the coding sequence ATGACTGAGTTGCGCAATTGCTGTCCGGAAGATTTCGAGCAATTGTGGGCTTTGGATCAACAATGCTTTTCACCGGAAATCGCTTACTCGCGACAGGAACTTGCGTACTACATGCGCCACAAATCCGCTATCTGCCTGGTAGCGTGGGAACAAAAACGGCTATGTGGATTCATCCTTGGCCATCCTGAAGCTCGTGGGTTCGGGCATGTCATCACTCTCGACGTAGATTCATCTGCTCGTCGCGCCGGTCTGGGATCGGATTTGATGAAGGCGCTTGAAGCAAAGTTTGCGTCCGTGGGGTGTAGCTCAGTATTTCTCGAGGTAGCAGTGAACAATGGCCCGGCTCTCGCTTTCTATAAGAAGCACGGTTACTCGGTTTGGAAGACACTGCGGAGATATTATCCGGGGCAGCTAGATGGTCTATTGATGGGGAAATCGATCAGATAG
- a CDS encoding ABC transporter permease subunit codes for MTSRIRAIAFNTFREAVRDRVLYNLVFFALLLVAMSPLLGEISIGVQRVLLINLSLSAISIFGIVISIFVGISLVSKEIERRTLYPVLSRPVGRGEFIFGKYCGLAGTLLVNTAAMTTGFYLALLLMTRSFSRADANILIAIYFLFLQFVVIIGLALFFSSFSSPLLSALFALSMFVAGTFAGDLRAFAAMGHGPERWLARAASYVVPNLASLNVITRVSHDQLIPASLVGYNTLYTALYAAATISGAVLIFSRRDLK; via the coding sequence ATGACAAGCCGCATACGAGCCATTGCCTTCAATACCTTCAGGGAAGCGGTACGCGATCGGGTGCTTTACAACCTGGTTTTCTTTGCTTTGCTGCTCGTGGCCATGTCGCCATTATTGGGAGAGATCTCGATTGGCGTTCAGCGCGTGCTGCTTATCAATCTAAGTCTGAGCGCGATTTCGATTTTCGGGATTGTAATCTCGATCTTCGTTGGTATTAGTCTCGTTTCAAAAGAAATTGAAAGACGCACTCTGTATCCGGTGCTCTCTCGTCCGGTTGGACGCGGCGAGTTCATTTTTGGAAAGTATTGTGGCTTGGCCGGGACTCTACTCGTCAACACTGCCGCGATGACGACCGGCTTCTATTTGGCATTACTGCTAATGACGCGAAGCTTTAGTCGCGCTGACGCCAACATCCTCATCGCCATTTACTTTCTTTTCCTGCAATTCGTCGTGATCATCGGGCTCGCATTGTTTTTCTCGTCTTTCTCTTCCCCATTGCTCTCGGCACTTTTTGCTCTGTCGATGTTTGTTGCGGGTACCTTCGCGGGAGACCTTCGGGCCTTTGCTGCGATGGGCCATGGACCCGAACGTTGGCTGGCGAGGGCTGCGTCCTATGTAGTTCCTAACCTTGCCTCGCTGAATGTGATCACACGGGTATCGCACGATCAACTCATACCGGCAAGCCTTGTTGGTTACAACACCCTGTATACGGCTCTGTATGCCGCGGCGACGATCAGCGGCGCTGTACTGATTTTTTCGCGTCGGGATCTGAAATGA
- a CDS encoding ABC transporter ATP-binding protein: protein MLAVEILGLEKIYKVGFWHKKQKVGLKSLHLEIPQGEVFGFLGPNGAGKTTTLKLLMGLIFPTAGTARILNQPWRDPAVRARIGFLPEQPYFYDYLTPLELLDYYGTLSGVSASDRQSRIPKLLERVGLAEQARTQLRKFSKGMLQRVGIAQAVLHEPEVVFLDEPMSGLDPLGRREMRDFIQSLNREGKTVFFSTHILADAEALCHRVAVLNKGELRGVGVVPDLVAKNRSRFEVVWQGTSAIPAMRIFGNETHVAGDVARSTVSEDQLQPALETLKNQSARLISVNPVGGSLEEYFLQKLGEPAEVPR from the coding sequence GGCCGTCGAGATTCTTGGATTAGAAAAGATCTACAAAGTCGGGTTTTGGCATAAGAAGCAGAAGGTTGGCCTCAAGAGTTTGCATCTTGAGATACCACAAGGGGAAGTCTTCGGCTTTCTTGGACCGAACGGTGCGGGTAAGACAACGACGTTAAAGCTTTTGATGGGCCTGATTTTCCCGACCGCCGGCACAGCACGAATCCTGAACCAACCGTGGCGCGATCCTGCCGTTCGGGCCAGGATTGGATTTCTTCCAGAGCAGCCGTACTTCTACGATTATCTCACTCCCCTCGAATTGCTCGACTACTATGGAACGCTTTCGGGTGTTTCGGCTTCCGATCGGCAATCACGGATTCCCAAACTCTTGGAACGAGTGGGACTGGCCGAGCAGGCGCGCACCCAACTACGCAAGTTCTCCAAAGGAATGCTACAACGCGTTGGGATTGCCCAAGCAGTACTGCATGAGCCCGAAGTGGTGTTTCTCGATGAGCCTATGTCAGGACTCGATCCGCTGGGGCGGCGGGAAATGCGAGATTTCATCCAGTCGCTAAACCGAGAAGGCAAGACTGTCTTTTTTTCCACTCATATTTTGGCCGACGCAGAAGCTCTCTGTCACCGGGTTGCCGTGCTAAACAAGGGGGAACTTCGCGGTGTTGGCGTCGTGCCTGACCTTGTAGCCAAGAATCGTAGCCGGTTCGAGGTGGTCTGGCAGGGTACGTCGGCGATACCTGCGATGCGGATCTTTGGGAACGAGACTCACGTAGCGGGAGACGTTGCACGCTCAACTGTAAGCGAGGATCAACTGCAGCCCGCTCTGGAGACCCTCAAGAATCAGTCTGCAAGGCTGATCTCCGTGAATCCAGTGGGTGGATCTCTTGAAGAGTATTTCCTGCAGAAGCTCGGTGAGCCGGCTGAGGTGCCGCGATGA